TAATACTGCTGGGAGGCCAAGCATGataagaactgaaaaatatgCATTGAATTTAGCATCCTGGTGACACTAGCCGTAAGTTTTCAGGGGAGTATTGGGGGCAGGAGCTAGTTTATGGTGTGCTGGGCAGcaaggaagaggtgaggaagtaaagacTGGGAGtgtaaaatcttccaaaaaacttgATTGTAAAGGGATATTTGTTGCAACTTCTAAAATAGGGAAAAGTTTCAATGCAaatgggaaggaaggggaagtaTAGGTGAGAGGGGTCATCAATAGTTGCTATGTCTGTGAAGTGGGGAGCTCAGTTAGCCCACCAAAGGCTTGGAAAGGAGGGACTGTTGGGTTGATCTGGGCTCAGGTTTCGCCAGGTGGCGCCACAATAGAACAAAGGTTAGGGTACTGTCAAGGGTATGGCGGAGGTGATGGAGCTGGGCGTGTGGgggagagacggagagagagatCGGCCAGCAGGAGGCGCTGGTGCAGCAGGAGGGAATGGCTGGGCAAACTAGGCGGATTGGAGGTTATAGTCCTAATAATGTCTGAGATAGTAATTTCAGGGAAAACGCGTGGTTCTTGATCGGATCGCAGTATTCGCTGGATTCTTCGATCCTCTGGTTTCTAGTTCATGGATATTCCAAAGTTAGAGCAGGGCTTGGGCGAGAGTAAACTCTATATACTGTTAGCCcgattaataaaatttttaaaactccggAGACTCCATTACCCTTGAGGCATTGCGGCCACCCCGACTACAATTCCCATCATGCCTGGCAGGCCGTCAAATCAGTAGGTACCCACGTACCTTAATCCGGTTTTCTAGTCCCAGCATTCCTCAGCAGTTTTCGTACCCAGGCAGCACTTCTGCCAAATCCTGGGAACAGCCAATTGGATCAGGGAGTGTGAGACCAACAGACCAGTCACCCAGCCAGACGGGCGGGAGAGAGCGTGGCCAAATCCGGCCCCGCCCCTGCTCCGTGGCTGGTTCCCTTCCGGCTGGCGCCTCCGGCGATACCAGAAGACATGGGCAATACCTGGCGGAGCCCTGGGTGGGCGCGGCTGGCGCTCTGCCTCGCGGGCTTAGGACTCTCTCTCTACGCGCTGCACGTGAAGGCGGCGCGCGCCCGGGACCGGGATTACCGCGCGCTCTGCGACGTGGGCACCGCCATCAGCTGTTCGCGCGTCTTCTCCTCCAGGTGCGTGCGCGAGTGAAGCCTTGGGGGACCCGCTGCTCGTAGGAGCGGTGCATGGGGACCAGGTGTGCATGGCGACCAGGTTGCCAGATGAATCTGGGATTGGGGTGCCCGGGGAGCGGATGCACGAAGCCGGACTGCTGAAGGGGACGTTGCCTGGCGAGACGGGTGTGTACGAGACAGGAGTGTGGTGGAGTAGAGGGGTCAGATAGTGCTGGGGACTGGGGTTATTCGAGGGAGAGTGCACGTGAATCCTGATGACAAGGAATAAGTGACCGGGCAGGACGGGGAGGTGGGGTCGAGTGTAGGAACTGATTAtggtctttttaatttattttgattatgGTCTTAAGGATGGCTT
This portion of the Pseudorca crassidens isolate mPseCra1 chromosome 15, mPseCra1.hap1, whole genome shotgun sequence genome encodes:
- the VKORC1 gene encoding vitamin K epoxide reductase complex subunit 1 isoform X2 — protein: MGNTWRSPGWARLALCLAGLGLSLYALHVKAARARDRDYRALCDVGTAISCSRVFSSRLPTGPLGICPAGVEFPGVSSWFCLPGLDPVLCAL